GATACTCCGGGGGACAGAGCTTCCCCTCCTTTGCGGGGGGCACTGGAACTGGTGAGTGCGCCCCACACAGGGTCCCGGGTGCCAGGTAACCAGTTCTGGATGGTGCCGAGACCAGTCTGCACTGCCCCCTTGGCCACGTTCCCTGCCCCTGTCACCCCAGCGGACACTGTGTCTTTGGTGCCTGTGACAATATTCTTGGTGGTGTCCAGGCCGGTCTGGACGGTGCCCTTGGCCATGCCCAGTGCGCCTGTGAGCCCAGTAGATAGGGTGTCCTTGGTGCCCATCAGGACGGTCTTTGAAGTGTCCAGGCCGGTCTGGACGGTGCCCTTGGCCATGTTCACTGCCCCTGTCACCCCAGCGGACACTGTGTCTTTAGTGCCTGTGACAATATTCTTGGTGGTGTCCAGGCCGGTCTGGACGGTGCCCTTGGCCATGCCCAGTGCGCCTGTGAGCCCAGTAGATAGGGTGTCCTTGGTGCCTGTCAGGATGGTCTTTGAAGTGTCCAGGCCGGTCTGGATGGTGCCCTTGGCCATGCCCAGTGCACCTGTGAGCCCAGTAGATAGGGTGTCCTTGGTGCCCGTCAGGACGGTCTTTGAAGTGTCCAGGCCGGTCTGGACGGTGCCCTTGGCCATGTTCACTGCCCCTGTCACCCCAGCGGACACTGTGTCTTTAGTGCCTGTGACAATATTCTTGGTGGTGTCCAGGCCGGTCTGGATGGTGCCCTTGGCCATGCCCAGTGTGCCTGTGAGCCCAGTAGATAGGGTGTCCTTGGTGCCCGTCAGGACGGTCTTTGAAGTGTCCAGGCCAGTCTGGACGGTGCCCTTGGCCATGCCCAGTGCACCTGTGAGTCCAGTAGATAGGGTGTCCTTGGTGCCCGTCAGGACGGCCTTTGAAGTGTCCAGGCCGGTCTGGACAGCCCCTTTGGCCACATTCATGGCACCAGTCACCCCACTGCACACGGTGTCCTTGGTGCCTGTCAGGACGGTCTTTGAAGTGTCCAGGCCGGTCTGGACGGTGCCCTTGGCCATGCCCAGTGCACCTGTGAGCCCAGTAGATAGGGTGTCCTTGGTGCCCGTCAGGACGGCCTTTGAAGTGTCCAGGCCGGTCTGGACAGCCCCTTTGGCCACATTCATGGCACCAGTCACCCCACTGCACACGGTGTCCTTGGTGCCTGTCAGGACGGTCTTTGAAGTGTCCAGGCCGGTCTGGACGGTGCCCTTGGCCATGCCCAGTGCACCTGTGAGCCCAGTAGATAGGGTGTCCTTGGTGCCCATCAGGACGGTCTTTGAAGTGTCCAGGCCGGTCTGGACGGTGCCCTTGGCCATGGTCACTGCCCCTGTCACCCCAGCGGACACGGTGTCTTTGGTGCCTGTGACAATATTCTTGGTGGTTTCCAGGCCGGTCTGGACGGTGCCCTTGGCCATGTTCACTGCCCCTGTCACCCCAGCGGACACTGTGTCTTTAGTGCCTGTGACAATATTCTTGGTGGTGTCCAGGCCGGTCTGGACGGTGCCCTTGGCCATGCCCAGTGCGCCTGTGAGCCCAGTAGATAGGGTGTCCTTGGTGCCCGTCAGGACGGTCTTTGAAGTGTCCAGGCCAGTCTGGACGGTGCCCTTGGCCATGCCCAGTGCACCTGTGAGTCCAGTAGATAGGGTGTCCTTGGTGCCCGTCAGGACGGCCTTTGAAGTGTCCAGGCCGGTCTGGACAGCCCCTTTGGCCACGTTCATGGCACCAGTCACCCCACTGCACACGGTGTCCTTGGTGCCTGTCAGGACGGTCTTTGAAGTGTCCAGGCCGGTCTGGACGGTGCCCTTGGCCATGCCCAGTGCACCTGTGAGCCCAGTAGATAGGGTGTCCTTGGTGCCTGTCAGGACGGTCTTTGAAGTGTCCAGGCCGGTCTGGACGGTGCCCTTGGCCATGGTCACTGCCCCTGTCACCCCAGCGGACACGGTGTCTTTGGTGCCTGTGACAATATTCTTGGTGGTTTCCAGGCCGGTCTGGACGGTGCCCTTGGCCATGTTCACTGCCCCTGTCACCCCAGCGGACACTGTGTCTTTAGTGCCTGTGACAATATTCTTGGTGGTGTCCAGGCCGGTCTGGACGGTGCCCTTGGCCATGCCCAGTGCACCTGTGAGCCCAGTAGATAGGGTGTCCTTGGTGCCCGTCAGGACGGCCTTTGAAGTGTCCAGGCCGGTCTGGACAGCCCCTTTGGTCACATTCATGGCACCAGTCACCCCACTGCACACGGTGTCCTTGGTGCCCATCAGGACGGTCTTTGAAGTGTCCAGGCCGGTCTGGACAGTGCCCTTGGCCATGTTCACTGCCCCTGTCACCCCAGCGGACACGGTGTCTTTGGTGCCTGTGACAATATTCTTGGTGGTTTCCAGGCCGGTCTGGACGGTGCTCTTGGCCATGTTCACTGCCCCTGTCACCCCAGCGGACACTGTGTCTTTAGTGCCTGTGACAATATTCTTGGTGGTGTCCAGGCCGGTCTGGACGGTGCCCTTGGCCATGCCCAGTGCACCTGTGAGCCCAGTAGATAGGGTGTCCTTGGTGCCTGTCAGGACGGTCTTTGAAGTGTCCAGGCCGGTCTGGACAGCCCCTTTGGTCACATTCATGGCACCAGTCACCCCACTGCACACGGTGTCCTTGGTGCCCATCAGGACGGTCTTTGAAGTGTCCAGGCCGGTCTGGACGGTGCCCTTGGCCATGCCCAGTGCGCCTGTGAGCCCAGTAGATAGGGTGTCCTTGGTGCCTGTCAGGACGGTCTTTGAAGTGTCCAGGCCGGTCTGGACGGTGCCCTTGGCCATGTTCACTGCCCCTGTCACCCCAGCGGACACTGTGTCTTTAGTGCCTGTGACAATATTCTTGGTGGTTTCCAGGCCGGTCTGGACGGTGCCCTTGGCCATGCCCAGTGCACCTGTGAGCCCAGTAGATAGGGTGTCCTTGGTGCCCGTCAGGACGGTCTTTGAAGTGTCCAGGCCGGTCTGGACAGCCCCTTTGGCCACATTCATGGCACCAGTCACCCCACTGCACACAGTGTCCTTGGTGCCCGTCAGGACAGCCTTGGTGGTGTCCAGGCCGGTCTGGACGGTGCCCTTGGCCATGTTCATTGCCCCTGAGAGCCCCGTGGACACAGTGTCCTTGGTGCCCGTCAGGATGGTCTTTGAAGTGTCCAGGCCGGTCTGGACGGTGCCCTTGGCCATGTTCACTGCCCCTGTCACCCCAGCGGACACTGTGTCTTTAGTGCCTGTGACAATATTCTTGGTGGTGTCCAAGCCGGTCTGGACGGTGCCCTTGGCCATGCCTAGTGCGCCTGTGAGCCCAGTAGATAGGGTGTCCTTGGTGCCTGTCAGGACGGTCTTTGAAGTGTCCAGGCCGGTCTGGACGGTGCCCTTGGCCATGTTCACTGCCCCTGTCACCCCAGCGGACACTGTGTCTTTAGTGCCTGTGACAATATTCTTGGTGGTGTCCAGGCCGGTCTGGACGGTGCCCTTGGCCATGCCTAGTGCGCCTGTGAGCCCAGTAGATAGGGTGTCCTTGGTGCTCGTCAGGACGGTCTTTGAAGTGTCCAGGCCGGTCTGGACCGTGCCCTTAGCTACACCCACTGCCCCTGTGACGCCACTGGCCACAGTCTCCTTGGCACCTGAGAGGGCAGACCGGGTCATGCCCAGGCCTCCGTGCACCACACCTTTAGCTGCGTCCACTACGTTGGCCATCCCGGAGGAGATGGTGTCCTTGGTCTTACTCATCTTGGAGCTCACCAGGTCCTTTGCCCCAGGGGTCATCTGATAAGAAAGGACACGCGTGGTCAAGAGGAGAGCCCGAGGCGCTCCGCACCCCAGACTTCAGCCAGCCCGATCCCTCGCGTGCATTAGGGCGAAGGACTGTCACCCAGAGAGTCTGCCCGTCACCTCCCGCCTGTACATACTCTGCTCTCACACTGTCATCCAGCCATGGCCTTCCAGGGCCTGGCCTGCGCCCCCAGTGGCAGGTCCCCACACCCCCAGAACCTTTGCCAAAGTCCCCTGGCCTTGGGCTCAGTGCCGGGTGCCGGGTGACATAGTTGGTTCGTCTTGCCTACTCTTCAAAGGGCAGTTTCTCTAATCTGGTCAAACTAACAAAGGGTTGTGGCGGCCTGAGTCGCCACCACTCACTTTCAACCACAAGTGTGCTGTTTGTAATCCAGAGCTTCTTAACCGGGGTGATTCTACCCtccaggggaccctgggtggcgtCTGCGGACATCTGTGGTTGCCACGACTCGGGGACAGGGTGCCCCAGGCGTCGAGCGAGCAGGGCACAGGGATGCCGTGCAATCCCCCCCGCAGCGCCCAGGACGTACCACAACCAGGAGGGATCTGGCCACAAATGGCCACAATACTGAGCTGGAGGGAGCCCCGAAATTTTGTTCTTACCTCTGCCCACCTGCTACCCTGCCTCGTTTCAAGTGGGCGCTTGGGCTGTGTGCCTGcagagacctgagttcaaatctcagccCTCCGCCCCTCTCTAGCCCCccgctgtgtgacctcaggcaagacACATCCCCTCTGAGCTTTTTGGCTGAAGCCTGGTGACTAACACAACTGCCTCCTTCAAGGATTGTGGAGGAAGGGAGTCAAGGTGCCTGAAGCACTTTGCAGGAGAAGCCGGGGAGGGAACAGGGTGTGGCCTTGGCTGTCCCGGTCTGTTGTAATCTGGGCCAGAAGGGCCACTGGCGTTCCTCGTTCCTTGagctgagggcagaggggagtAGAGTAAGactgcaggggggcggggggtgggggaggtggggtggcgtttgggtggctcagtccgtgaagggtccgacttcggctcaggtcacgatttcacagttcgtgatttcgagccccgaatcgggatcggcactgacggtgcggagcctgcttgggattctctctctctctgcccttcccccactctcactcgctctctctctcaacataaataaataaactttaaagaaaaagaaagactccaGGATGGGCCCTTAAGTGTGCCCAGTGAAGCAGTCCTAACAGGGCTGTGGCGCCCTGCTGTGGCCCTTAGCGGTCGCGCATCAGTCACTCCGTCTGGCCCAGCCTTGGGGACGTGATAGCGAGGGGAGAGCCCTGTTCATCTGAGATGGATGGAAGGTGCAGGAAGGTTCCCTAGCCAcgcctggctgtgtgaccttcagcaagcgGCTTggcttctctgtgctttttggcTGTGGTGTGGGGTACTCTCGCTCCCTTCCTCGCGGGGCAGGTTCACCAGTAAGCGGCACACAGAAAGCACGCAGCCCCGAGCCTGGCGTGCGCCGAGGGGCCCGTGTTTCCGGCCCGTTATTGCTAGACAGAGCGGGAGACCGTGCGCAGCCTTGCCGCGCCGGGCAGGTGGGCGGTGGTCGGCATTGCACCCATTTCGCAGATGTGGAAACGGAAGCTCAGAGGGGAGTCTACGCCTGGAATCCCACAGCAGGACGCACTGGGGTGTCTGCCCTCCCCTTGGCCTACGACAGCCCCTCAGAAGGCAGGAACCGAAACCTCCCCCGAGAAGCGCCAGAAGGAGGCGGAGGCCATCAGGCCTCAGGTCGACCAGCCCCTCTCACCTTATCTGAAGGCGGCGGCTGCTTCTCCCCGCCGGCCGTCTGCTCCAGGTTGGTGGCTGCTGTGGGCACAGGAGCTGGTCAGGCAACCAGGAAGGGCGAGGGACGTGGGCTGGCATCAGCCAACGGGCCTGGGGCCCGTTGCGTAATTGGTGGGCACAGCCTGAAAGGTCAGGAATGTCCCAGCCGCCCTGCCAGGGACAGCAGGAGGTGACATCGACAGCCAGTGACTGAGCCCTGCCGGAGGCTCCCCTGGAGCCCTGGGGCTTTGGGCTGCTGGTACGGGAGTTCTCTGGAGTTTTCTATGCCCGGGTCCCGGGCCCTGGACACTCACCCCGGAGGGGACCCGAGGAAGGGTATTAAGGGCCCCGCCCCAGCCGCAGCTGCCTGTCTGGCCTGGGTATGTGGGGCAGGAGTCACTGGCCTGGGGCGCTGGGCCCAGAGTGAGCGAGCGTCCAGGCCCACGCTCCCCGGCATCAGCCCCGCTGAGCAAATGGAGGATAGGGAgtcccccgctccctccccccccagcccctgccgccAAGGCTATGTGACCCCAGGGAAGCCAGCCCCCTTTGCTGGGAACCAGGATGGAAACCTTCAGTGAGCTCAGACATGGGGAGCACCCAGTCCCCGGTGCATCAGAAATGGGGTGGGATGCAGGGGAGGGGTTgagaaagcagagagacaggCTGTGTCCACACCCTCGCCGTTGCTGGTTATGCTACTTtgggcccctctcctgccctacgtaggcctcagttttccccatctgGTGCCACCTGAGCACGCCAGCCTGGAGTGTCTGTTGAGGTGATGCTGGCACGTgtgaaccccaccccccaccccccccagatGATCAAAAGTCCCTGCTCGGGGATGTTTATTCCCGGGACCCACCTCTAGAGCCGCCGCCCCCACGGAGCTGTCCACTCACCCTGAGCCTGGGGCTGCGCGGACGCACCCGCAGGGTCGGCGACCGGCCGGACCTCTCTCGCAGAACTGTGGGCGCTGGCCACCAGGTTCCGGGCAGAACTGAAGCCAGGCAGGGACCCCAAGAAACTTCCCAGGGTCTACACGGGGCAGGCGGGGGAAGCGTTAGCAGGgccagggtgctgggtggggggaatgCTTTGGACAGCACTGGGTTCCTGCATCCCCTCGGGCCCTTCATCCTGGGTACATCCCAGGAGGGTGTCTtagcctctctgagtctcagtttctttgccTGGGCCACGGGCAGAGTCAGCCTGCCTCCCGTAGACAGAGGAAAAGTTCATCCTCCGGGTCTCCAAAGGCCTTTTCCCTCCACGCCcccccccatttcacagatggggaaactgaggcccagagaggggccacGGCTGGTTCCAGATCACATGGTAGGGAAGGAGCTGAGGGTTGCTTGTgtccccccgctccccccacccttcAGCTTGGGACCGGAGGGGACAGTTGGTACCATGGCTCGCAGagccttcccaccccacccttcccAGGCCCTCCGGACCCCGGTACCGTGAAGGTCACCTTCCCAGGGTTCCGGGGGGGTCCCCACGTCCCGGCAGGGATCTCCCCCACCGCACCTCCCCTCACCTTGCCCTTGGGTTTGGGAGGATCCCGGCCTCCTTCATCTGGGGCAGACATGGTAATATTCTGAGCAGCTGGAAAGGGGCGGAGAGGGTGTGTGAATCGGGGGGCTCCCGGGCCTCCTGCCGCACCCCTCCCGCGCCGGCCACACCCCTCCGGCCCAGCCTCACCCTGGCGTTGCTCACCTGGGGTGCGGGAGGGTCCCTCAGAGCCACAGGCGGTGCAGCTGGGGGCTGGCTCTGCTCTCGGCTACCAGGCCTTATAGGGTCTGGGGCAGGCCCGGGCCCGGCCGGCAGAGGCAGGCGGCCAGCGGGCCGGGGGAGGGCCCTGGGCGGTCACGTGCAGCCTGCCCAGCCCGGCGTGGGCCCTGGGCCCAGGACCTTTCCCCTGCTATCCGCACCGGGCGGCCTCTGCCCACGgcacgcccccccacccccagcaaggcCGAGGGATTTGCGGACCATCCCCTGCCCCCAAGGCCCTGCCCACAGGCTGTCTCGGCCTCCGGTTTCCACCCGCGAAGTACACTTCAGAGCTCTGCTTTGCCGCGACCCCTTGGCCAGTTACCATCCACCGGCCTCAGGTTCGTCTTCCAGACGCCCTCCCCGTGGCCCGCAGGGTcctgctctctgcctgccctcccctcctccagctctctccccctcgctcgcTCTCCCCCAGCCACGCGGGACTCCTCACGGTTCCTCCAGCACGCCAGGCAAGGTGCTGCCCcgggacctttgcacatgctgttctcgCTACCCGCGGAGCCCTTCCCCACAACGCACAGCTCCCCTCCCTCAGGCCTGTTTCACTCCGAGCTACGTCTCCTGCGGCAGAAATGGACCTGGCACTCGGTCAGCCTGTAAGGGATGTTTGGCTGGACGGGCCAGCTCATAGGATAGTTCCGAGTGTGAAATGTGGTCAAGCACGGGACCTGTTTACCCCAGTGCCGGGTACCGAGCAGGTACTCAACAAACGCGAGCTTCGCATCGTCCGGGCGGGGAGAGAGGAGCCCGGTGTCgcctgagcagggaggggatgCGTCACTCTCCGGGAGGGACTTCCCTTGATAAATTAGGGCCGAAACGCGGATGGATACAGGGTGTCAAAAGAGCAGGGGGATCCTGGCAGTGAGATGCCGGCCCGGTGGGCTTGGGACAACCCAgggtggcttcctggaggaggcatcCTGGGCGGGAGACCACAGAGCCAGGAAGTGGCAGGgacgggattcaaacccagacccAGAGCCTGTGGACGGGGTGGGCTGACGGTGGGTAGGGGCACAGGCCGGCAGAGAAATGACCTCTCAACCCGAGCTAAGTCTCCCCCCTGCCCGCTCCTGGGACAGGGGCCCCAGCTGCACGCTGGTGGAGACCCAGTTGGCCGTTCCGGGCGctgagctgggaggagggagggttcAGACACAGCCCGATGACCCCCAGGTCATCTCCTTGGAGCAATCGCGTGTTTACCAAACAGTTGGGGAACAAAATGCGGATGTCCCCCAAACTCTGTCCTCCCAGCCAACGCTTCCCAAAGGTGGCAGGGGAGGCGGGAACCCCTGGGtgggcccctccccttcccacaggGCCGCCGCAGCACAATGATGGCGGAGAAACCCAGCAAAGACCATCAGAGAACACCGGAGTCAGGTCCCGCCCTCCTCTGCCCGCAGCCCTCCaagcctctgccctccctgggggAAAACCTGAGTCCTCCTCCCGCCCCTGGCCCCCATcacctccctgtcctcccctcttccctttctccccttgaCTCACTCTGCTGCAAACACACGGGCCTCCTCACTGTTCCTCCAACACACTCGGCCCGctgctgccccaggacctttgcaccggTGGTGCCCCCTGCCTGGAACGCTCCTTGGTCTTTGCTTCTATCTCACCTCCTCAGACAAGTCTTCTTGGCCCCTTCGTCCCCAGTTAAAAAATATacacccctcctcctgccctcacaCGCTCCCCATCCCTCAGCCCTGTTATGTTTTTCATCCCCTACTAACACCAAGATGATTTCCGTCTGTTTCTTGTTTAtcgtctgtctctcccactgtaTTGTGGGGTCCCCGAGGGCAGGATTCGTATCTGGTTTGCTCCCTGCCGGGCACAGCTCAGCAAGGGAAGGAGCTTGCCCACCCAGGCGTAGGCAAGGCTGAGACTCAACCCCAGGACCTTATCTCCCGCTCCCCCCGCTCCCAGACTTACCTCGACCCTTTATCTTTCcctccccactctgttcctgTCAGACTGATTCCCCCACCGCCGTGCCTCTGCCTGGGCCCTTCCCTCTGCCAAAATGCCCTTCCTGTGTGCCATTCTGCCCATCCTCACCCAGCCTGGCCCTCCGGGAGCCCCCAGCCGCaccaggggaagagaaggcaaggTTGCCTGTGGCCCCAAGTGCAGGTGGAGGGGGCTTGGGGTCCCAAGAAGGTGGACTGTGGACTGTCAGAGCTAGGCCACTGGGGCGGAGTGagggagagcttcctggaggcGGCGGCATTGGAGCTGGGGCTCCACGATGGACGAGTCCGAGCGAcgggtgggagggtgggagggcacGGCCTCAGCAAAGGAGTTTGGATATTTGGTCTGAGGGTGACTGGGAGCCATGGAGGTTTCTACGCAGGGGCAGGGAAGTGAATCCGGCCGGTGGGAAGTGGTCCAACCTCCCAGAACCGTCCCTGGGCCGGGTCCTAGGGAAGCCAGGGGCCACCCTGACCTCACCACATCAGACTGTGGTTTCCTAACACCCCACCCGGCCACAGGGGAGTCTCGGGGGCGGCTGAGAATTCGGTGAAAGGATGGGAGGGCCCCCAGGAGACTGGCCTGTGGCCCTTCCCCTACCTCGCTCGGCCCCATCCGGACCAGTGCGGCTGGAGGAATCACAGCACGATGAGCCCCCGCAGGCCCGGGGAGGAGTAGCACTCCTTTCAAACCTTGAACCCTGGCTTGGGCCTTGCGGCCCCACACGCCTGAGGCCCCCCGCACCCTGGAACCAACACCCACCCCAACCCGAACGGAGCCCATAGGCCTTTGGACAACACAAAGCACCTTTATTCTGGAGCGTGGACCCCAAAGGGCAAATCACGTGGATCCAGCAGGCCCAGCGGATGAAGCTGGATATTCTCAgggactcccccctccccccaccccgccccggccaGGATGTACAAgctgggggggtggagggagggtgccTACTTTTCCAAACCCCCAGACAGCCGCTGGGCAAACTGTGTTTCTTTGGGGAGTTTCGATCCgcttttttggggggtgcagGGCCGGGGACCACAGACAGAGGCACCCAGCTTGGGGCTA
This DNA window, taken from Panthera tigris isolate Pti1 chromosome A2, P.tigris_Pti1_mat1.1, whole genome shotgun sequence, encodes the following:
- the PLIN4 gene encoding perilipin-4 isoform X1, giving the protein MSAPDEGGRDPPKPKGKTLGSFLGSLPGFSSARNLVASAHSSAREVRPVADPAGASAQPQAQAATNLEQTAGGEKQPPPSDKMTPGAKDLVSSKMSKTKDTISSGMANVVDAAKGVVHGGLGMTRSALSGAKETVASGVTGAVGVAKGTVQTGLDTSKTVLTSTKDTLSTGLTGALGMAKGTVQTGLDTTKNIVTGTKDTVSAGVTGAVNMAKGTVQTGLDTSKTVLTGTKDTLSTGLTGALGMAKGTVQTGLDTTKNIVTGTKDTVSAGVTGAVNMAKGTVQTGLDTSKTILTGTKDTVSTGLSGAMNMAKGTVQTGLDTTKAVLTGTKDTVCSGVTGAMNVAKGAVQTGLDTSKTVLTGTKDTLSTGLTGALGMAKGTVQTGLETTKNIVTGTKDTVSAGVTGAVNMAKGTVQTGLDTSKTVLTGTKDTLSTGLTGALGMAKGTVQTGLDTSKTVLMGTKDTVCSGVTGAMNVTKGAVQTGLDTSKTVLTGTKDTLSTGLTGALGMAKGTVQTGLDTTKNIVTGTKDTVSAGVTGAVNMAKSTVQTGLETTKNIVTGTKDTVSAGVTGAVNMAKGTVQTGLDTSKTVLMGTKDTVCSGVTGAMNVTKGAVQTGLDTSKAVLTGTKDTLSTGLTGALGMAKGTVQTGLDTTKNIVTGTKDTVSAGVTGAVNMAKGTVQTGLETTKNIVTGTKDTVSAGVTGAVTMAKGTVQTGLDTSKTVLTGTKDTLSTGLTGALGMAKGTVQTGLDTSKTVLTGTKDTVCSGVTGAMNVAKGAVQTGLDTSKAVLTGTKDTLSTGLTGALGMAKGTVQTGLDTSKTVLTGTKDTLSTGLTGALGMAKGTVQTGLDTTKNIVTGTKDTVSAGVTGAVNMAKGTVQTGLETTKNIVTGTKDTVSAGVTGAVTMAKGTVQTGLDTSKTVLMGTKDTLSTGLTGALGMAKGTVQTGLDTSKTVLTGTKDTVCSGVTGAMNVAKGAVQTGLDTSKAVLTGTKDTLSTGLTGALGMAKGTVQTGLDTSKTVLTGTKDTVCSGVTGAMNVAKGAVQTGLDTSKAVLTGTKDTLSTGLTGALGMAKGTVQTGLDTSKTVLTGTKDTLSTGLTGTLGMAKGTIQTGLDTTKNIVTGTKDTVSAGVTGAVNMAKGTVQTGLDTSKTVLTGTKDTLSTGLTGALGMAKGTIQTGLDTSKTILTGTKDTLSTGLTGALGMAKGTVQTGLDTTKNIVTGTKDTVSAGVTGAVNMAKGTVQTGLDTSKTVLMGTKDTLSTGLTGALGMAKGTVQTGLDTTKNIVTGTKDTVSAGVTGAGNVAKGAVQTGLGTIQNWLPGTRDPVWGALTSSSAPRKGGEALSPGVSSAPDTLGAGLDPVREATAEATRPQGATLGREDAGHVATARGHEGATSFATLRDELKELGDVFRPLDAEEQAQLAASEPEPRVLTADQRSYFVRLGDLAPGFRQRAFEHALSHLQHGQFQARAALAQLEDAFKLIQKAERAPEGQSPPDQGPSSSVEEGAPHEVRDRTPRLPLFSLRPRLPRSPLPQVPDAGALSRACSLVQRLHVAYSSLAAGLQGLPEELQQRVGRARHSLCELYGLVSSASSVQQLPAERLARSHEGVGRAWQELEQVLDSVQHGPPLCWLVGPFALPPGGQRL